A DNA window from Oryzias latipes chromosome 5, ASM223467v1 contains the following coding sequences:
- the apof gene encoding apolipoprotein F, which yields MSCQLKWLILIQLLLTEQALCRSPPPLIYTNTSLPETNTDEETKATIKADHPSPPASNPQPFVLSTGKPSPALTASENQDRVQSAGLTTSVLKAKLQQQTGDHFYIQGNISCKELLSASSVGDPLSSVFSQEVLGLAIVPVLVMAGCPGEAQTLVLKLYKLLGRDDADELLMEIGALMEEKMKKSSSAPSPGPPASDKDGEDRRHMEAVMFNIQQLAVVGEGTDVPQAHCEGWIRVNGTTLAGTDVAGATGRLEDAVNRCDSLGALCAGVTSTGPLTPGTYRAVLKKGSSIFPFSSPESESWIRQCRVLDDVPIGPASGQRLKRSPRRSCINKNEERVYSVVEWIPGVSTLYNLGTAVYYASVNCSATAKERAILTAVDLGTDALMVATGGAAGVAGYALGAGVKTGAKAGVKYMFNSMAEEDDVLVNQRGWEGGVLTIQ from the coding sequence ATGTCCTGTCAGCTGAAGTGGTTGATTTTGATTCAGCTCTTGCTGACTGAACAGGCCCTGTGCAGATCGCCCCCTCCACTGATCTACACAAACACTTCACTTCCAGAAACTAACACTGATGAAGAGACAAAGGCAACGATCAAAGCGGATCATCCGTCTCCTCCGGCATCAAACCCTCAGCCTTTTGTTTTATCCACAGGTAAACCCAGCCCTGCATTAACAGCTTCAGAAAACCAAGACAGAGTCCAGTCTGCTGGACTCACAACATCCGTGCTCAAGGCGAAGCTTCAGCAGCAGACTGGAGATCATTTCTACATTCAGGGAAACATCAGCTGTAAAGAGCTTCTATCTGCAAGCTCTGTGGGTGATCCATTATCCTCAGTGTTCTCTCAAGAGGTGCTGGGTCTCGCCATCGTGCCCGTGTTGGTGATGGCGGGCTGCCCAGGTGAGGCTCAGACTCTGGTGCTGAAGCTGTACAAACTGCTGGGAAGAGATGATGCAGATGAGCTCCTGATGGAGATAGGAGCTCTTAtggaggagaaaatgaaaaagtcctCTTCTGCTCCATCACCGGGACCACCAGCTTCAGACAAAGATGGAGAAGATCGCCGCCACATGGAAGCTGTCATGTTTAACATTCAGCAGTTGGCCGTGGTAGGTGAAGGTACTGATGTGCCCCAGGCCCACTGTGAAGGTTGGATCAGAGTGAATGGAACCACGCTGGCAGGAACTGATGTGGCAGGAGCCACTGGTAGACTGGAGGATGCTGTAAACCGCTGTGATAGCCTGGGAGCTTTATGTGCTGGAGTGACCAGCACTGGACCTCTTACACCTGGGACGTACCGAGCGGTGCTGAAGAAAGGAAGCAGCATCTTTCCCTTCTCATCCCCCGAGTCTGAGAGCTGGATCCGTCAGTGCAGGGTCCTGGATGATGTTCCGATCGGGCCAGCCTCAGGGCAGCGATTGAAGCGCAGCCCTAGGAGAAGCTGTATCAACAAAAATGAGGAGCGTGTGTACAGCGTTGTGGAGTGGATCCCTGGTGTCAGCACACTCTACAACCTGGGAACAGCTGTGTACTACGCCTCAGTCAACTGCTCAGCAACGGCCAAGGAGAGAGCCATCCTGACCGCTGTTGATCTGGGAACAGATGCCCTGATGGTTGCCACAGGAGGGGCCGCTGGGGTGGCAGGTTATGCTCTGGGGGCGGGGGTAAAGACAGGAGCGAAAGCTGGAGTCAAATACATGTTCAACTCCATGGCAGAGGAGGACGACGTCCTGGTGAACCAGAGAGGCTGGGAGGGGGGAGTCCTCACAATCCAGTAG